In Bogoriella caseilytica, the genomic window GCACCCCACTTTCCAGCAGAACGACCTGGTCCACTGGTGTCGTGCCCGGGGAGTCGCCGTCGAGGCGTACTCGCCGCTCGGCCAGGGAGCTGATCTGCAGCACCCCACCATCACGGGGTTCGCGAGAGAGCTCGGGATGAGTCCAGCCCAAGTGATCCTGCGCTGGCATCTGGACCAGGGGAGCATCGTGATCCCCAAGACCGTCTCCAGTGCGCGCATGCGCAGCAACGCGGCGCTCGACGTCGCGCTCACCCCGGATCAGATCAGCGCCATCGATGCGCTCGAAGCCGGGCAACGGACGGGGAACGACCCCCGCTCCTTCTCCCTCAGTCAAATCCGCTGACCTGTCAGGAGTGTGGTTCCGATGGCGAGCCCGACACTCGGCACACCGGTCGCCACCATGCCGCCCCCAGCGGCGGCCGGTGACCGGCCTGAGTTCCGCAAGCGGTTGAGGCGCCGCAATCTTTGGATCTACGCCTTCTTGATGCCCACGATTGTGCTCTACGGCCTGTACACCCTCTATCCGATGGTGGCGAGCTACTGGTACTCCCTGGTGGAGTGGAACGGGTTCAGCGCTGAACAGCGCTATGTCGGCATCAGCAACTACGAGGCCGTGCTGGCCGATCCCATGTTCTGGTCGGCGGTGCGGATCACGGTGGTCTTCATGCTCATCGTGACGCCGCTGCGCGTCATGGGAGCGTTCCTCCTGGCCTTGGTCCTGAACTCCCCTCGGCTGCCCTTCTCCGGCTTCTTCCGCACCGCGTTCTTCATCCCGGTCGTGACGACGACGGCGATCGTCGGCGTGGTCATGCGATTCATCTTCGACCCTGCCAACGGGCCGCCCTCGGTGGTGGCGCAGTTCCTCGGGCTCGGGCCCGTCGACCTGCTGGGCTCGTCCTCGACGGCGCTCCTGACCTCGGCCGTGGTGTACGTGTGGAAGTTCTTCGGTATCACGCTGGTCTACTGGCTCGCTGCGCTACAGACCATCCCGAAAGACCTGTACGAGGCTGCCCGCATCGATGGCGCCGGCCCGGTCAATCTGTTCCGGTACATCACGCTGCCGATGCTGCTGCCCTTCCTGCTGATCATCACCATCTTGACCATCGAGGACTGCTTCCGGGCCTTCGACCTCATGCAGACCATGACGGCCGGCGGTCCCTACTACAGCACCGAGATCATCGAGATCTTCATCTACCGGTGGGCCTTCGCCGCTTCGATCCCGCAGCTCGGCTTCGCTTCAGCGGCAGCGGTGCTCTTCGGGTTGCTGGTCATGGTCTTCGTCATTTTCCAGGTGTGGGGCCTGACAGTCTCACGTCGCATGAGGGGGCAGCGATGAGTGCAGTCATGACGCCGAAGCAGCAGGCGCAGGTGAGTCAGCAGCCCAGCCCTGCGGCCCAGCACGGCCGCCGTCGTATCAGTCGACGGACGCTCTGGTGGGGTGCCTTCGCCCTCTTGCTCGGGCTCGCGTTCCTCTGGGTGTATCCCTTCATCTGGATGCTCTCCACCTCTCTGAAGACGCCCGGTGAGGTCTTCGGCGGCGGCCTCGGATTGATTCCCGAGGTCATGCAGTGGGAGAACTACCGCCGGGCGTGGACCGATGGGAACTTCAGCCGCTATCTGGTCAACACCGTGATTGTGACGGTCGCGACCACGGTCTTGGTGGTGGTGCGCTGCGCTCTGGCCGGGTACGTGCTTGGTCGCTACCGGTTCCCGGGCTCGCGGATCATCATCGTGATCCTGG contains:
- a CDS encoding carbohydrate ABC transporter permease, coding for MASPTLGTPVATMPPPAAAGDRPEFRKRLRRRNLWIYAFLMPTIVLYGLYTLYPMVASYWYSLVEWNGFSAEQRYVGISNYEAVLADPMFWSAVRITVVFMLIVTPLRVMGAFLLALVLNSPRLPFSGFFRTAFFIPVVTTTAIVGVVMRFIFDPANGPPSVVAQFLGLGPVDLLGSSSTALLTSAVVYVWKFFGITLVYWLAALQTIPKDLYEAARIDGAGPVNLFRYITLPMLLPFLLIITILTIEDCFRAFDLMQTMTAGGPYYSTEIIEIFIYRWAFAASIPQLGFASAAAVLFGLLVMVFVIFQVWGLTVSRRMRGQR